In one window of Porites lutea chromosome 8, jaPorLute2.1, whole genome shotgun sequence DNA:
- the LOC140947034 gene encoding uncharacterized protein, protein MTTCFQDLKQDEGKDNDLTESPTEKIGEANDGGIGKVKQAGGDDAYVFDVDARVMQIGRENDIFIGSMDTIPASLSGTDDEGENAPTLKEYFKPDGLLRVGRSRCGFPDKNDHLVQLLVCKNQKTRETLDISENYYIAVTIARDDGQLSDPVDCDYMRIKTETKNGLKLSMAGVAGFLFRFYEPNTKYLVNFALKTGPTTKKSKKKRKKQQSLWKTVSELTIKLETGSRQCNSRKHRKALATRIVTPQSELEPASLTEEGMELFRRSMWVMKELQSLRDNARWSDFNDRANELLLSYSDTDTIVAIKLEQSVAACYKNDLEPALQLIDESFSLMSGATNVQVLAGRGYGYRAGVKRRQRRLGEAQQDVQLAEQNIRACHTSLDASFIVYERASVLLDFIGRLSQRSPKQVEEALRNLEKCIDVCLSVEMQDEELYVKKHHFAFIKIAMLLLDCRTEAARERVLSEEFIAKGEKCLKTLETKYWSQIAEGVKVQFYLASSDLEYRKGNYQSAENFASLAKDRAVHLGFNTEISHAQERLDHLRVVTRGAHNARPSYVAGGASASEGEYGDISSDISLSGSESDWQKILKPTD, encoded by the coding sequence ATGACaacttgttttcaagatttaAAACAAGATGAAGGTAAAGACAATGATTTGACCGAGTCTCCGACAGAAAAGATTGGGGAGGCAAACGACGGCGGAATTGGAAAAGTAAAGCAAGCAGGAGGCGATGATGCGTACGTTTTCGACGTCGATGCACGAGTCATGCAAATTGGACGcgaaaatgacatatttatCGGTTCAATGGACACGATTCCTGCTTCTCTTAGTGGCACAGACGACGAAGGTGAAAATGCACCGACGCTGAAAGAATATTTTAAACCCGACGGCTTACTGCGTGTGGGACGAAGTCGATGCGGCTTCCCTGATAAAAACGACCACTTGGTTCAGCTCTTAGTCTGCAAGAATCAAAAAACGAGAGAAACACTCGACATTTCAGAGAATTACTACATAGCAGTGACAATTGCTCGGGATGATGGCCAACTCAGTGATCCAGTCGACTGCGACTACATGCGTATCAAAACTGAAACCAAAAATGGCTTGAAACTTTCCATGGCGGGTGTGGCCGGGTTTCTCTTCCGTTTTTATGAACCAAACACCAAGTACTTAGTCAATTTCGCTCTGAAAACCGGTCCAACGACGAAGAAGAGTAAAAAGAAacgtaaaaaacaacaaagcttgTGGAAAACGGTGAGCGAACTTACAATCAAACTGGAAACGGGGTCGAGACAGTGTAACTCACGGAAGCATAGAAAGGCTCTGGCAACAAGAATTGTGACCCCACAGTCTGAGTTGGAACCTGCCTCGCTTACGGAAGAAGGTATGGAGCTTTTTAGGCGATCTATGTGGGTGATGAAAGAGTTACAATCGCTTCGTGACAATGCGAGGTGGAGTGATTTCAACGATCGCGCAAATGAACTTTTGCTGTCATATTCAGATACGGACACAATTGTTGCCATTAAATTGGAGCAGAGTGTGGCGGCCTGTTACAAGAACGATTTGGAACCCGCCTTACAGCTAATCGACGAGTCCTTCAGTCTCATGTCGGGAGCCACTAACGTCCAAGTTTTAGCTGGAAGGGGCTACGGCTACCGCGCTGGTGTCAAGAGACGTCAGCGGCGCCTTGGCGAAGCTCAACAGGACGTTCAGTTGGCAGAGCAAAATATTCGCGCGTGTCACACGAGCCTTGATGCGAGCTTCATTGTTTACGAGAGAGCGAGCGTGTTGCTAGATTTCATCGGCCGCCTGTCTCAACGGAGCCCCAAACAAGTAGAAGAGGCTTTACGTAATTTGGAAAAGTGTATCGATGTGTGTTTGAGCGTTGAAATGCAAGATGAGGAATTGTATGTGAAGAAACATCACTTTGCTTTCATAAAAATTGCAATGCTTTTGCTCGATTGCCGCACAGAGGCCGCACGTGAACGTGTTCTGAGCGAAGAGTTCATCGCAAAAGGCGAGAAGTGTCTAAAGACGCTGGAAACCAAATACTGGTCGCAGATCGCAGAAGGAGTCAAAGTTCAGTTCTACCTGGCAAGTTCAGACTTAGAATACCGAAAGGGAAACTATCAAAGTGCTGAAAATTTTGCCAGTTTAGCGAAGGACAGAGCGGTACATCTGGGTTTCAACACGGAAATTTCTCACGCACAAGAACGACTCGATCACTTGCGTGTGGTCACGCGTGGAGCTCATAATGCCAGGCCTTCGTACGTGGCCGGTGGCGCAAGTGCTAGTGAGGGAGAGTATGGCGATATCAGCTCAGACATTAGCCTATCGGGTTCTGAGTCGGATTGGCAAAAGATTTTGAAGCCTACTGATTAG